From the Betaproteobacteria bacterium genome, one window contains:
- a CDS encoding (2Fe-2S)-binding protein: MAKKQAVSFKLNGRQVEVLVEPRELLIHSLREKLQHTGPHIGCETSHCGACTVDLDGMSVKSCTVLTVQCQDAEVLTIEGFEQSGELHALQEGFTQEHGLQCGYCTPGMITRAFRLLKENPSPSEEEIRYWMAGNLCRCTGYQNIVKAVQYAAKKMSSAHT, translated from the coding sequence ATGGCCAAGAAACAAGCGGTGTCGTTCAAGCTCAACGGCAGGCAAGTCGAAGTATTGGTCGAGCCGCGCGAGTTGCTGATTCACAGCCTGCGCGAGAAACTCCAGCATACCGGTCCGCACATCGGCTGCGAGACCTCGCACTGCGGCGCGTGCACCGTCGATCTCGACGGCATGTCGGTGAAGTCCTGCACGGTGCTCACCGTGCAATGCCAGGACGCCGAAGTGCTCACCATCGAGGGTTTCGAGCAGTCAGGCGAACTGCACGCGTTGCAGGAAGGCTTTACGCAGGAACACGGACTGCAGTGCGGCTACTGTACGCCCGGCATGATTACGCGCGCCTTCCGGCTGCTCAAGGAAAACCCCAGCCCGTCGGAAGAAGAGATTCGCTACTGGATGGCGGGCAATCTGTGCCGCTGCACGGGCTACCAGAACATCGTCAAGGCGGTGCAGTACGCGGCGAAGAAAATGTCGTCGGCGCATACCTGA
- a CDS encoding xanthine dehydrogenase family protein subunit M, producing MIPREFEYYAPKTIPDALGLLKQFGDEAKLLAGGHSLLPMMKLRFAQPGHLIDLGRIRELKGIREDGGTLRIGAMTTENELIWSKLLQDKCPLLVEGARLISDPQVRYKGTIGGDIAHGDPGNDHPALMLVLGASFVLKASTGERVVPADGFFVGSYATLLKPGEIMTEIRIPVPAPGTGTCYAKLKRKVGDFATAAAAVMLRMKGETVQEVAIALTNVGASVLRARAAEDSLRGKAMNDASIAEAARLAMSICDPAADQRGDAEYKTAMAGEMTQRALRTARSRATH from the coding sequence ATGATTCCCCGCGAATTCGAGTATTACGCGCCGAAGACCATTCCCGACGCGCTCGGCTTGCTCAAGCAGTTCGGCGATGAGGCCAAGTTGCTCGCCGGCGGCCACAGTCTGTTGCCGATGATGAAACTGCGCTTTGCCCAGCCCGGCCATCTGATCGATTTGGGCAGGATTCGCGAACTCAAAGGCATACGCGAGGACGGCGGCACGCTACGCATCGGCGCAATGACCACGGAGAACGAACTCATCTGGTCGAAATTGCTGCAGGACAAGTGTCCATTGCTGGTCGAGGGCGCACGGCTCATCTCCGATCCGCAGGTGCGCTACAAGGGCACGATCGGCGGCGATATCGCCCATGGCGACCCGGGCAACGACCATCCGGCGCTGATGCTGGTGTTGGGCGCGTCCTTCGTTCTCAAGGCATCGACAGGCGAGCGCGTCGTGCCTGCGGATGGCTTCTTCGTCGGCAGCTACGCCACGCTGTTGAAGCCGGGCGAGATCATGACCGAAATACGCATCCCCGTCCCCGCGCCGGGAACCGGTACCTGCTACGCCAAGCTCAAGCGCAAGGTCGGCGATTTCGCCACCGCGGCGGCTGCCGTCATGCTGCGCATGAAAGGCGAGACTGTCCAGGAAGTCGCGATTGCGCTGACCAACGTCGGCGCCTCCGTGCTGAGGGCGCGCGCGGCTGAAGACTCGCTGCGAGGAAAGGCCATGAATGACGCTTCGATCGCAGAGGCTGCCAGGCTTGCGATGAGCATCTGTGATCCGGCCGCGGATCAGCGCGGCGATGCGGAGTACAAGACGGCCATGGCCGGCGAAATGACGCAGCGGGCATTGCGCACGGCCCGCTCGCGCGCCACCCACTGA
- a CDS encoding nucleotidyltransferase family protein, which yields MGCLLKQGGGLYPRLRIGAVLLAAGEGRRMGGVAKPLIRLQGVPLISRQLVALSGAGVDEVVVVTGHARNAIEEQVRSFSVTLAHNDAHAQGQEGSVRVGLAALNGIFDAIFIVPSDQPLIAAGDLTELIGAFKKRPAGHVVVPVVDGQRGNPILLDEVAHAQILASGMNLGCRHLIERQPELVHMHKTANTRFITDLDTVEDVQALAQRTGWRLELPALEAVE from the coding sequence ATGGGATGCTTGCTCAAACAAGGCGGCGGACTGTACCCGAGGTTGCGCATCGGTGCAGTCCTGCTGGCTGCCGGCGAAGGCCGGCGCATGGGTGGTGTGGCCAAGCCGCTGATACGGCTTCAGGGAGTGCCGCTGATCAGCCGGCAACTGGTCGCCCTCAGCGGTGCCGGTGTCGACGAGGTGGTCGTGGTGACAGGCCACGCGCGCAACGCGATCGAGGAGCAGGTGCGGAGCTTTTCGGTGACGCTGGCGCACAACGATGCGCATGCCCAAGGTCAGGAAGGCTCGGTGCGGGTAGGGCTGGCCGCCCTCAACGGAATCTTCGATGCGATATTCATCGTGCCCTCTGACCAGCCGTTGATCGCAGCGGGCGATTTGACCGAGCTGATCGGAGCGTTCAAGAAGCGCCCGGCGGGCCATGTCGTGGTGCCGGTGGTGGATGGGCAACGGGGCAACCCCATCCTGCTCGACGAGGTGGCGCACGCGCAGATTCTCGCCAGCGGCATGAACCTGGGCTGCCGCCACCTGATCGAGCGCCAACCCGAACTCGTGCATATGCACAAAACCGCCAACACCCGCTTCATCACCGACCTGGACACGGTGGAGGATGTGCAGGCGCTTGCACAACGCACCGGCTGGCGGCTCGAATTGCCGGCACTGGAGGCCGTCGAGTAA
- a CDS encoding methylated-DNA--[protein]-cysteine S-methyltransferase, translating into MTTFYTTFESPVGPLLLMSDGTSLTGLHTDNDKHRPAVQPDWVRDGGVAPFAQTVAQLRAYFDGALTEFDLPLAPQGTAFQMTVWRELCNIPFGETLSYAELARRIGRPTASRAVGHSNARNPISIIVPCHRVIGADNSLTGYAGGLERKRMLLAHEAKNPGTRNEGRPTSLDPAGYRSSTITGLRP; encoded by the coding sequence ATGACTACTTTTTATACGACGTTCGAAAGCCCGGTCGGTCCGCTGCTGCTGATGTCCGACGGAACATCGCTCACCGGCCTGCATACCGACAACGACAAACACCGTCCGGCCGTTCAGCCCGACTGGGTTCGCGACGGCGGCGTGGCGCCGTTCGCGCAGACCGTTGCGCAGTTGCGGGCCTACTTCGACGGCGCGCTGACCGAGTTCGACCTGCCGCTGGCGCCGCAAGGCACCGCATTCCAGATGACGGTGTGGCGCGAGCTGTGCAACATCCCGTTCGGCGAGACCCTCTCCTACGCCGAGCTGGCACGCCGTATCGGCAGACCGACGGCCTCGCGCGCAGTCGGTCACTCCAATGCGCGCAACCCGATATCCATCATCGTGCCCTGCCATCGCGTGATCGGCGCCGACAATTCCCTGACCGGTTACGCCGGCGGGCTGGAGCGCAAGCGCATGTTGCTTGCGCATGAAGCGAAAAATCCAGGGACGAGGAACGAGGGCCGCCCGACTTCGCTGGATCCCGCAGGGTACCGGTCTTCGACCATAACCGGGCTTCGCCCATAA
- a CDS encoding helix-turn-helix domain-containing protein has translation MQLDPESCYQALVSRDPRFDGLMYVGVSSTGIYCRLICNSRRPLKRNCTFYPNAAAAELAGFRPCLRCRPEIAPGNALVDSRNRLAVALGRRIEDGALNEISVPALAAEMGISDRHLRRVIQDEFGVSPNKLLETQRLLTAKLLLTDTMLPVTEVAFASGFASLRRFNDAFKTNYRLNPSQFRRGADGSKAAGRFLFDLAYRPPLDWEALLQFLDKRLYAGVEAIVDLGYLRTVSIGGRTGWIRVQPSSRRHALSVEIAPELGRAIPAVLTRVRRLFDLGAEPARIAQRLGRLAALCPGLRLPGAFDGYEVAIRAVLGQQISVKAATTIAGRFAAAFGEPVEMPFPELRLLMPTAQRVAKTSPAALAKIGVTSARAHTLLGVSRAMARNPNLLEPGADVDEAIARLKKLPGIGEWTAQYLAMRAFSWPDAFPATDLGIRKALGIDDERKILAHAEIWRPWRGYAAMHLWRTLA, from the coding sequence ATGCAACTCGATCCCGAAAGCTGTTACCAGGCGCTCGTCAGCCGCGATCCCCGTTTCGACGGATTGATGTATGTCGGCGTCTCGTCCACCGGCATCTACTGCCGCCTGATCTGCAATTCGCGCCGGCCGCTGAAGCGCAACTGCACTTTTTATCCGAACGCCGCGGCCGCCGAACTGGCGGGCTTTCGTCCCTGCCTGCGCTGCCGTCCCGAGATCGCGCCCGGTAACGCACTGGTCGATTCGCGCAACCGCCTTGCGGTGGCGCTTGGACGCCGCATCGAAGACGGCGCGCTGAACGAAATCAGCGTGCCCGCGCTGGCTGCGGAGATGGGAATCAGCGACCGACACTTGCGACGGGTGATCCAGGACGAATTCGGCGTCTCGCCGAACAAGTTGCTGGAAACGCAGCGGCTGTTGACCGCGAAGCTGTTGCTGACCGACACCATGCTGCCCGTCACGGAAGTCGCCTTTGCAAGCGGTTTTGCCAGCCTGCGGCGCTTCAACGACGCATTCAAGACCAACTACCGCCTGAATCCGAGCCAGTTCCGTCGTGGTGCCGACGGCTCGAAGGCAGCGGGTCGCTTCCTGTTCGATCTCGCCTACCGGCCGCCGCTGGATTGGGAAGCGCTGCTGCAGTTCCTGGACAAGCGCCTTTACGCCGGCGTCGAGGCGATCGTCGATTTGGGTTATCTGCGCACCGTGAGTATCGGCGGACGCACCGGCTGGATCCGCGTGCAGCCGAGCTCGCGCCGCCACGCGCTGTCCGTCGAGATTGCCCCGGAACTGGGACGCGCAATCCCGGCGGTGCTGACGCGAGTGCGCAGGTTGTTCGACCTGGGTGCGGAGCCGGCGCGCATCGCGCAACGTCTGGGCAGGCTCGCGGCGTTGTGTCCCGGGTTGCGGTTGCCCGGCGCGTTCGACGGCTACGAGGTGGCGATCCGCGCGGTGCTCGGCCAGCAGATCAGCGTCAAGGCGGCGACGACGATCGCCGGCCGTTTTGCGGCGGCCTTCGGCGAGCCGGTCGAGATGCCGTTTCCGGAATTGCGATTGCTGATGCCGACCGCGCAGAGGGTTGCCAAAACATCGCCGGCGGCACTCGCGAAGATCGGCGTGACGTCGGCGCGCGCGCACACGCTGCTCGGGGTGTCGCGCGCGATGGCCCGAAACCCGAACCTGCTCGAACCCGGTGCCGATGTGGACGAAGCGATTGCGCGGCTTAAGAAGTTGCCGGGAATCGGCGAGTGGACTGCGCAGTATCTGGCGATGCGCGCTTTTTCCTGGCCGGATGCGTTTCCCGCGACCGACCTCGGCATTCGCAAGGCGCTCGGCATCGACGACGAGCGCAAGATCCTGGCGCATGCGGAAATCTGGCGCCCGTGGCGCGGCTATGCCGCCATGCATTTATGGAGAACACTCGCATGA
- the pgaD gene encoding poly-beta-1,6-N-acetyl-D-glucosamine biosynthesis protein PgaD, giving the protein MSEFVIERPELQPPAMRAFFSMLTIVLWTAYVYLLLPVATLLAWYAGYTAVYEEMVMRRGWEALVDLIGFYSIIVLVMGLIQVGWASINWARFCGKRDRRRLRERQVDVEIEKMFMMDTAEFPVWQNAKRLVVHHHETLPKIVSVEAG; this is encoded by the coding sequence ATGAGCGAATTTGTCATCGAGCGGCCCGAGCTTCAGCCCCCGGCGATGCGCGCCTTCTTCAGCATGCTGACCATCGTGCTGTGGACTGCATACGTCTATCTGCTGTTGCCGGTGGCGACGCTGCTGGCGTGGTACGCCGGCTATACCGCGGTTTATGAAGAAATGGTCATGCGCCGCGGCTGGGAAGCACTGGTCGACTTGATCGGCTTTTACAGCATCATCGTCCTCGTGATGGGCCTGATCCAGGTGGGCTGGGCTTCGATCAACTGGGCGCGCTTTTGCGGCAAGCGCGACCGCCGCCGGCTGCGCGAGCGCCAGGTCGACGTGGAGATTGAAAAGATGTTCATGATGGACACGGCGGAATTTCCTGTGTGGCAGAACGCCAAGCGTCTGGTGGTACATCACCACGAAACCCTGCCGAAGATCGTGTCGGTCGAAGCCGGCTAG
- the pgaC gene encoding poly-beta-1,6 N-acetyl-D-glucosamine synthase yields the protein MFEEFGLAGKILFGFAFYYPLFMAYHWMIGALYYFFHYEIKLGRVNAPPSLSMTPAVTFLVPCHNDQSIVAETIEHLMRQNYPDFEVIAINDGSNDGTGRILDELAGRHPRLRVIHLAANQGKAMGLTAGALLTRNEFLICIDSDALLDRNAANWMMWHFLSSARVGAVTGNPRIRNRSTLFGRIQVGEFSSTAGLLKRAQRTYGRLFTMSGVVAAFRKSALHQAGYWSPDMLTEDIDITWKLEIAKWDVRFEPRALCWILMPETLTGLWRQRLRWAMGGAQVIFRRFGELRSWRERRMWPIFLEYFVSMLWAHTMLITFALWAIGKFVDLPQAIQVPTLLPGFSGVLIGITCMLQVAIALLMDSRYEKGLFRYYFWMIWYPVAFWVINVFTTVVATPRVLMRRTGKRATWRSPDRGIHTT from the coding sequence ATGTTTGAAGAATTCGGCCTGGCCGGCAAGATCCTGTTCGGCTTCGCGTTCTATTACCCGCTGTTCATGGCCTATCACTGGATGATCGGCGCGCTGTATTACTTCTTCCACTACGAGATCAAGCTGGGCAGGGTCAATGCGCCGCCGTCGCTTTCGATGACGCCGGCGGTGACCTTCCTGGTGCCCTGCCACAACGACCAGAGCATAGTCGCCGAAACCATCGAACACTTGATGCGGCAGAACTATCCGGACTTCGAAGTCATCGCAATCAACGATGGCAGCAACGACGGCACCGGCCGCATCCTCGACGAACTGGCGGGCAGGCACCCGAGGTTGCGTGTGATCCACCTCGCGGCCAACCAGGGCAAGGCGATGGGCTTGACGGCCGGGGCGTTGTTGACGCGCAATGAATTCCTGATCTGCATCGACTCGGATGCGCTGCTCGACAGGAATGCGGCGAACTGGATGATGTGGCACTTCCTCTCCAGCGCGCGGGTCGGTGCGGTCACCGGCAATCCACGCATCCGCAACCGTTCGACGCTGTTCGGGCGCATCCAGGTCGGCGAGTTTTCCTCGACGGCGGGGTTGCTCAAGCGCGCACAGCGCACTTACGGCCGGCTGTTCACCATGTCCGGCGTAGTCGCCGCCTTCCGCAAGTCGGCGCTGCACCAGGCGGGCTACTGGAGCCCGGACATGCTGACCGAAGACATCGACATTACCTGGAAACTCGAGATCGCCAAGTGGGACGTGCGCTTCGAGCCGCGCGCGTTGTGCTGGATCCTGATGCCGGAGACGCTGACCGGGCTGTGGCGTCAGCGGCTGCGCTGGGCGATGGGCGGCGCGCAGGTGATCTTCCGCCGCTTCGGCGAATTGCGCAGTTGGCGCGAGCGGCGCATGTGGCCGATTTTCCTCGAGTACTTCGTCAGCATGCTGTGGGCCCACACCATGTTGATCACCTTCGCGCTGTGGGCCATTGGCAAGTTCGTCGACCTGCCGCAGGCGATCCAGGTGCCGACCCTGTTGCCCGGATTTTCCGGCGTGCTGATCGGCATCACCTGCATGCTCCAGGTGGCAATCGCGCTGCTGATGGACTCGCGCTACGAGAAGGGCCTGTTCCGCTACTACTTCTGGATGATCTGGTACCCGGTCGCGTTCTGGGTCATCAACGTTTTCACCACCGTTGTCGCCACGCCCCGTGTCCTCATGCGCCGGACCGGCAAGCGTGCAACCTGGCGCAGTCCCGATCGGGGAATACACACCACATGA
- the pgaB gene encoding poly-beta-1,6-N-acetyl-D-glucosamine N-deacetylase PgaB, which yields MARAFLFVLLMSCLPAAGLAANTYRVLCYHDVQEDVRVIPDPFAVDTAQLVSQFAWLKENGFHVIGLDDVIAAREGKRALPDKAVLLTFDDGYRSVYTRVFPLLKLFDYPAVVALSGHWLDAPAGRTVEYEGKEVPRSRFLSWEQISEMAASGLVEIASHSYDLHRGILANPQGNMIPAVVTYRFEAGSGYEDERAHAARIRADLARNAALIKSRTGRAPRVMVWPYGRDSGQAIEIARELGMPFAMNLDGGANEAAGDLSRIRRDAIINNPALNDFIALVDKGPLPVPQRVVHIDLDYVYDADPRQQQANLDRLLDRIRALRVTTVYLQAFSDPDGNGQAGSVYFPNRHLPMRADLFSHVAWQLSTRALVKVYAWMPVMAFELPSNNAIAEFAVQSFDPAAPASGNRYRRLTPFSAEVRDIVGEIYEDLAQHARFDGLLFHDDATLNDFEDASPAAQQAYAEWGLPASIEAIRADPLLLERWTQRKTATLIAFTGELAQRVRRYQGSIKTARNLYARPVMEPQSQARFAQSLPDFLSAYDYTALMAMPLLEGAVRPDAWFETLVRKVAAQPGGLTKTVFELQSVDWNTRKPVPAAELAAQMQRLQRLGAVNIGYYPDDFVADRPALATIKPALSLQNFPRKD from the coding sequence ATGGCCCGCGCCTTCCTGTTCGTTCTGCTCATGTCGTGCCTCCCCGCAGCGGGGCTGGCGGCGAACACATACCGCGTACTGTGTTACCACGACGTGCAGGAAGACGTGCGCGTCATTCCCGATCCCTTCGCCGTCGATACCGCGCAACTCGTTTCGCAATTCGCCTGGCTGAAGGAAAACGGCTTTCACGTGATCGGCCTCGACGACGTGATTGCCGCCCGCGAGGGCAAGCGCGCACTGCCCGACAAGGCCGTGCTGCTGACCTTCGACGACGGCTACCGCAGCGTCTATACCCGTGTATTTCCGCTGCTGAAGCTGTTCGACTATCCGGCCGTCGTCGCGCTGTCCGGCCACTGGCTCGATGCGCCGGCGGGCAGGACGGTCGAATACGAAGGCAAAGAAGTTCCGCGCAGCCGATTCCTGTCCTGGGAGCAGATTTCGGAAATGGCTGCCTCCGGACTCGTCGAGATCGCCTCGCACAGCTACGACCTGCATCGCGGCATCCTGGCCAATCCCCAGGGCAACATGATCCCGGCGGTGGTGACTTATCGCTTCGAGGCCGGCAGCGGCTACGAGGACGAGCGCGCGCACGCCGCGCGCATACGTGCCGATCTCGCCCGCAACGCCGCGCTGATCAAGTCCAGGACCGGGCGCGCACCGCGGGTGATGGTGTGGCCTTATGGGCGCGACAGCGGGCAGGCGATCGAGATCGCGCGCGAACTCGGCATGCCGTTCGCGATGAACCTGGACGGCGGTGCCAACGAAGCCGCGGGCGACCTGTCGCGCATCCGTCGCGACGCGATCATCAACAATCCGGCGCTGAACGATTTCATAGCGCTGGTGGACAAGGGGCCGCTGCCGGTGCCGCAGCGCGTCGTGCACATCGATCTCGACTACGTCTACGACGCCGATCCGCGCCAGCAACAGGCCAACCTCGACCGCCTGCTCGATCGCATTCGAGCCTTGCGCGTGACCACTGTCTATCTGCAAGCCTTCTCCGATCCGGACGGAAACGGCCAGGCCGGGTCCGTCTACTTTCCGAATCGCCATTTGCCGATGCGCGCCGACCTGTTCTCGCATGTCGCCTGGCAACTGAGTACGCGCGCGCTGGTGAAGGTCTATGCGTGGATGCCGGTGATGGCGTTCGAACTGCCCTCGAACAACGCCATTGCGGAATTTGCCGTGCAGTCTTTCGATCCGGCCGCACCGGCGTCGGGTAACCGCTACCGGCGGCTGACGCCATTCAGCGCCGAAGTGCGCGACATCGTTGGCGAAATTTACGAAGACCTCGCGCAACATGCGCGCTTCGACGGTCTGCTCTTCCACGACGACGCGACGCTGAACGACTTCGAGGATGCCAGCCCCGCCGCGCAACAGGCTTATGCCGAGTGGGGATTGCCGGCATCGATCGAGGCGATCCGTGCCGATCCGCTGCTGCTCGAACGCTGGACACAGCGCAAGACCGCAACACTGATCGCATTCACCGGGGAACTGGCGCAGCGGGTACGCCGTTACCAGGGCTCGATCAAGACCGCGCGCAATCTTTACGCGCGGCCCGTGATGGAACCGCAAAGCCAGGCGCGCTTCGCGCAGTCGCTGCCCGATTTCCTTTCGGCCTACGACTATACGGCGCTGATGGCGATGCCGTTGCTCGAAGGCGCGGTCAGGCCCGATGCCTGGTTCGAGACGCTGGTGCGCAAGGTTGCCGCGCAGCCGGGCGGACTGACGAAGACCGTATTCGAACTGCAGAGCGTCGACTGGAACACGCGCAAGCCGGTGCCGGCGGCCGAGCTCGCGGCACAAATGCAGCGGTTGCAACGGCTGGGCGCGGTCAACATCGGCTATTACCCCGACGATTTCGTTGCCGACCGTCCGGCGCTGGCGACGATAAAGCCGGCACTGTCTCTGCAGAATTTTCCGCGCAAGGACTGA
- the pgaA gene encoding poly-beta-1,6 N-acetyl-D-glucosamine export porin PgaA has product MQRLQRLKEQADRNPGSKPFLYDYLQALEEAHRDAELLALMPRVDLFSAPPAVLVRLGRAANNQKRFSVAAELFRAALRQAPDRNDAIVGLSYALIDDGKAGEAVALLESRRKTTWRQVPLLEAYAEALRAQREHTQALPVYERILVLDPGNRAAQRNRIFTVARLGAPHRALELAQASPGLLTDEELLALRSERAAITTRWGAAADQDAPGRFAATDAALAQNEQLLKEAAASGKPASATQRRLQFDRIVLLRNRVRMQEAVDLHESLVRDSVDVAPYAQAAAADASLYLHQPKKARDLFLQAQSKGESDFAAQVGLFYAYSDAEQHQAAIEQIDKVVAATPKRINAYSPLTVADNPDYASALATAGAARGYQDRLDDAQHRLEAFCDLAPWNMEAREKLAAVYNARGWPRRAEQDHLWILAAEPRNRAARIGYADTLRELRDWEPAQREAATLEGEYPEDKQVQRVARLWRIHQMRELQVEAGTGDSSGSGGPLGSREHQIETHLYSAPIDRDWRAFLHQFEAQATFPDSTGFRRRIGVGAEYRIRDWHASAEVNESYDDESDAGLSVAGDWWANDQWNIEVAADTSSNDIPLQARSTGVHGWSLRAGATYRVSESRSFRAGVQNIDFSDGNRREILSGSATQRLITGPVYKLDGVLGLSTSRNSLAGAAYFNPESDFGADVTLIGEQRLWRRYERGFAHRLYLSIGQYDQKNFGSGPTRGIRYEHEWNVDDRLSLLYGAQRTLHPYDGRGEYANYYNAAVNWKF; this is encoded by the coding sequence TTGCAGCGCCTGCAACGGCTCAAGGAACAGGCGGATCGTAATCCGGGCAGCAAACCCTTCCTCTACGACTACCTGCAGGCGCTCGAGGAGGCCCATCGCGACGCCGAGCTGCTGGCGTTAATGCCCAGGGTCGATCTCTTCTCGGCGCCTCCCGCGGTACTGGTTCGTCTGGGCCGGGCAGCCAACAACCAGAAGCGTTTCTCCGTCGCTGCCGAACTCTTCCGCGCAGCGTTGCGCCAGGCACCCGATCGCAACGACGCCATCGTTGGGCTTTCCTATGCGTTGATCGACGATGGCAAGGCGGGCGAAGCCGTCGCGTTGCTCGAAAGCCGACGGAAGACGACGTGGCGCCAGGTTCCGCTGCTCGAAGCGTACGCCGAAGCGTTGCGCGCACAGCGCGAGCACACGCAGGCGTTGCCGGTATACGAGCGCATCCTCGTGCTCGATCCGGGAAACCGCGCTGCGCAGCGCAACCGCATCTTCACGGTCGCGCGGCTCGGCGCGCCGCATCGTGCGCTTGAACTCGCGCAGGCCTCGCCCGGCCTGCTCACCGACGAAGAATTGCTTGCCCTGCGCAGCGAACGTGCAGCGATCACCACGCGCTGGGGTGCGGCGGCGGACCAGGATGCGCCCGGCCGTTTCGCGGCAACCGACGCCGCACTGGCGCAGAACGAACAGTTGCTGAAGGAAGCCGCCGCATCCGGCAAACCCGCGAGCGCGACGCAGCGGCGTCTGCAGTTCGATCGCATCGTGCTGTTGCGCAATCGAGTGCGCATGCAGGAAGCGGTGGATCTTCACGAGAGCCTGGTTCGTGACAGCGTCGACGTTGCGCCGTATGCGCAGGCGGCCGCGGCTGATGCGTCTCTCTATCTCCATCAACCAAAAAAGGCGCGCGATCTGTTTCTGCAGGCGCAATCGAAGGGCGAAAGCGACTTTGCCGCGCAGGTCGGATTGTTCTATGCCTACTCCGATGCGGAACAGCACCAAGCCGCGATCGAGCAGATCGACAAGGTTGTGGCCGCGACGCCGAAGCGGATCAACGCTTACAGCCCGCTCACCGTGGCCGACAACCCGGATTACGCGAGTGCCCTGGCAACGGCCGGCGCGGCGCGCGGCTATCAGGACCGGCTCGACGACGCGCAGCACAGGCTCGAGGCGTTTTGCGACCTGGCACCGTGGAACATGGAAGCGCGCGAAAAGCTCGCAGCCGTCTACAACGCGCGCGGCTGGCCGCGCCGTGCCGAGCAGGACCACCTGTGGATTCTTGCCGCCGAGCCACGCAATCGCGCGGCGCGCATCGGCTACGCCGACACCCTGCGCGAATTGCGCGACTGGGAGCCGGCGCAACGCGAAGCCGCCACGCTCGAAGGGGAATACCCCGAAGACAAACAGGTGCAGCGCGTCGCGCGATTGTGGCGCATCCATCAGATGCGCGAGCTGCAGGTCGAGGCCGGCACGGGCGACTCGAGCGGCAGCGGCGGTCCGCTGGGTTCGCGCGAACACCAGATCGAGACCCATCTCTATTCCGCGCCGATCGATCGCGACTGGCGCGCCTTTCTTCACCAGTTCGAAGCGCAGGCAACGTTTCCCGACAGCACGGGCTTCCGGCGCCGCATCGGTGTGGGCGCCGAGTATCGCATCCGCGACTGGCATGCCTCCGCAGAAGTCAACGAGAGCTACGACGACGAATCCGACGCCGGCCTGTCGGTGGCGGGCGACTGGTGGGCGAACGACCAATGGAACATCGAAGTCGCCGCCGACACGTCCAGCAACGATATTCCGCTGCAGGCCCGCAGCACGGGTGTGCACGGCTGGTCGCTGCGTGCCGGTGCGACTTACCGCGTCAGCGAATCGCGCAGCTTCCGCGCCGGCGTGCAGAACATCGATTTCAGCGATGGCAACCGGCGCGAAATCCTCAGCGGCTCCGCGACCCAGCGCCTGATCACCGGCCCGGTCTACAAGCTCGACGGCGTGCTCGGCCTGTCTACGTCCCGCAACTCGCTGGCCGGCGCGGCTTACTTCAATCCCGAAAGCGATTTCGGCGCGGACGTAACGTTGATCGGCGAGCAGCGCCTCTGGCGCCGTTACGAGCGCGGTTTCGCGCACCGGCTCTATCTATCGATCGGGCAGTACGACCAAAAGAACTTCGGCAGCGGCCCGACCCGCGGCATCCGTTACGAGCACGAATGGAACGTCGACGACCGCCTGAGCCTGCTCTATGGCGCGCAGCGCACGCTGCATCCCTACGACGGCCGGGGCGAGTACGCGAATTACTACAACGCTGCCGTGAACTGGAAATTCTAG
- a CDS encoding TfoX/Sxy family protein, giving the protein MAFDEGLAERIRKRLAGEKGLTEKKMFGGLAFLLNGNMCCGVHRQELIVRLDPAATATALAEPHTRIFDLSGRPMKGWILVEPAGLADEPALARWVRLGTKYAGSLPKK; this is encoded by the coding sequence ATGGCTTTCGACGAAGGGCTTGCAGAGCGCATTCGCAAGCGTCTTGCAGGGGAAAAGGGGCTGACCGAGAAAAAGATGTTCGGAGGCCTCGCGTTTCTGCTCAACGGCAACATGTGCTGCGGCGTGCACCGGCAGGAATTGATCGTGCGCCTGGACCCGGCTGCGACCGCCACCGCACTGGCTGAACCTCACACCCGCATATTCGACCTGAGCGGCCGCCCGATGAAAGGGTGGATCCTGGTCGAACCCGCCGGGCTCGCGGACGAACCGGCGCTGGCGAGGTGGGTGCGCTTGGGGACAAAGTACGCCGGGTCTCTCCCAAAGAAGTGA